A portion of the Kribbella jejuensis genome contains these proteins:
- a CDS encoding methylenetetrahydrofolate reductase, which yields MSGFELICEVEPPTRPDLKKVRHQIGVLSAVADGFLIPDNHIGRATVSSVAVANEVQLMGARGIACLNSRDRNLLGFRRDLLTAAAYGVEQFLFVHGDDPAEGARTSQLTVRRMIEQTRETTYPGCNPFKVGAATRLRPVPRWKAEADFLYVQVSYDLDELLRWRESVRLDIPVYAGVMVLASTQMARNLAGLSQLKIPDALVEVVDKDRDAGVDHACDQILKIRDSGAFEGVHLIPVSRYRQVAAKLEREL from the coding sequence GTGTCCGGATTCGAGTTGATCTGCGAAGTGGAGCCGCCGACCCGTCCCGACCTGAAGAAGGTCCGGCACCAGATCGGGGTGCTCAGCGCGGTCGCCGACGGGTTCCTGATCCCCGACAACCACATCGGCCGGGCGACGGTGTCCAGCGTCGCGGTCGCGAACGAGGTGCAGCTGATGGGCGCCCGCGGCATCGCCTGCCTGAACTCGCGGGACCGGAACCTGCTCGGGTTCCGGCGCGACCTGCTGACCGCGGCGGCGTACGGCGTCGAGCAGTTCCTGTTCGTGCACGGCGACGATCCGGCCGAGGGTGCGCGGACCAGCCAGCTGACGGTCCGGCGGATGATCGAGCAGACCCGCGAGACGACGTACCCGGGCTGCAACCCGTTCAAGGTCGGCGCCGCGACCCGGCTGCGGCCGGTCCCGCGCTGGAAGGCCGAGGCCGACTTCCTGTACGTCCAGGTCAGCTACGACCTCGACGAGCTGCTCCGCTGGCGGGAGTCGGTCCGGCTCGACATCCCGGTGTACGCCGGGGTGATGGTGCTCGCGTCCACCCAGATGGCCCGCAACCTCGCTGGGCTGTCCCAACTGAAGATCCCGGACGCGCTGGTGGAGGTCGTCGACAAGGACCGCGACGCCGGCGTCGACCACGCCTGCGACCAGATCCTGAAGATCCGTGACTCCGGCGCCTTCGAGGGAGTTCACCTGATACCGGTCAGCCGTTACCGCCAGGTCGCCGCCAAGTTGGAACGTGAGCTGTAA